TGTAGGTGAACAGCAGATCATTAGGATAAAATATTCCATTTTCGGCTGCATAtattatatgtgtgtgtgtgtgtgtggacATACACACATAACAAGAAGTTAAATGCAGACTACAAAGTATGAAAGATCCTCTGAAACGAATTAATCATATAACCTCACCAAAACCAGATTCCCAATTTGCGGATTAATTCATGCCTCAAATACGGATAAGttcattattaaatattttgtaggaaaatatttgattatttattttgatgcTACAAACTTCAGCAGCTCATCCATTTAAAAGgtctttttaacaaaatttgtacTTTGAAGAGATGATCTTTAGAGGTAAAGGGGAGGTAAgagaaattttcattttaactaGAATCCCTTATTTgagattatattaaaataaagaaaataaaaacggCAGATTATGATGTAACCTTTCAATGATAATGATCCTTTAACATcccttaatttatttttataaacatcctcttaatttagaaattaagaaatatCTTTCCCTTTTCCCATCCAAACACCTCCATCGATATTTGGACTGAAAGATACAAGACAACATTGAATAGCTCAAAACAATGCACCATGAGGTAGCCCATAATACCAATTATTTTATGGGATCCCAATTCATGAATTTCATACTTTTAAGGTTCTCCTAGAAAATTCTGTCTTGCAAAGCACCAAATACTGATGCTGTTGTAACATCATTGTTCAAAGAGAAACACCAACCTGAACACTTTGGAATATCCCACACAGCGACAGATGTGGCTGTGCAGTCTGTAGCACAAAGTTCATGATTATTCTCATGGTTGACGTTCATAGCTAGCATCCAAGCTCCAATAGTAACATCCTCATTGCTGAACATTCGGAAACTGAAACAATGCAAAAGCATTATATTGAAGTGAGAAAGAGGTTATGTATTGAACAAAGGTCCATATcatcatatttataaattgtaacCTCCAGCCCTTTATATCGAGAGGAAATTTAAGACCTCAACCTCCAAAATATGATATTTAGGTAACAAAGAGTATAGCTCTCAATCCATTTGCACCAGTGAGAAAACTAACAAGACTAAGCAAAGATTAGGGCAGTATctcaactatttcttttatgagATTAGAAACTGAAATTATCCAACCCTAGCACACAAATCTCCTGgtaattttgttttccttgtGCATTGCATACCTGCTTACAAATGGATCAGCCCAAAAAACATTTCTATATCTAAACATCAACGAGTTTATCAAGCGAGTATTACTTCCTACTGTGCCCAATAAACTACAAGAAAGATTTGTGATTCTACTGTCTACTTAAGGTCATGTGGCCATGCAAGTTCTGGAGGAAAGAATACTTGCCTGTCATTCCTAAGAGCAACCAAGCTTGAGACAACATCAGCAGAAAGAGCATAAATAGGACCATAGGCATGAAGAAAATACTCCTTTCCAAGCAAATTAGACAAAGGCTCATACCTACAGGATTTTATCAGAAAAAGTACTCCATAAGAAAAAGTATGATAAAATGCTGGTTACAAGTTGAGGCCTTAAGTGTAACAATGTGGTGAGGATACCACACTACATTAGCATTTTCAACCCAAAAAATATAACGGTGACAAATATTGATAATGAGGTCTAAAACAAAATTGGCAATGAAGTGCCACATTAAAAGGTTTGAAATTGTTTCAATCTTGTAATTCTATGACCATTTCTTGGGGATCAAGTTTACATCCAACAATTCAAAGCCTTATCCCATTACGTGGGATTAAAAAGGTCATTCCCCAACAGTATCTATTATTAACAATAAAAGAGCGATTCATTgagcaaatattttattttaattgactagacaaagtatattatatatatacgtTGAAGAAAGATAGTTTTTATCTTTTGGTGTATATTACTATTTAAGAAAATCTATCTGTTGTtatcaaatgaaaattaaagatgaaaacaaaaagtagTTGAATTccacaattattttaataacatccTGTGAtctaaacaaattatatatttattttgattcaaCCACAGTGAACCACTTTACTTTCAACTTTTGGATGAAAGTATATGCATTTCACCTTGAAAAGAACCTATGGCCTCATTCTCCAACCTGATTCTTAGAAGCAACCCCGCCAAAAAATAGCTAACAGTAAGATAACAAGTATGATTAAAACAGGAATCTACATGCAAACTTATCTTACATTATCTCTCTTGCGATAGTAGTTGTTCGTTTGTAAATCTaacaactaaatagtattaataatttatatttctttctcaGGCAAATAGCCTCATCAAGTAGAGACCTCAAGTTATACATATTACTCTTGTTCCATTGTTGGAGTAATTTATTAATGGCATAATTTTTTTGTTCGTTGGTAAATCTaacaactaaatagtattaataatttatatttctttctcaGGCAAATAGCCTCATCAAGTAGAGACCTCAAGTTCTACATATTACTCTTGTTTCATTGTTGGAATAATTTATTAATgccataatttttttatttctcctgTGTAAAATTGTGTCAAGCTGAAAGTGCAGAGTTGGGAAAATTCATCTATACAGAATCAAACTAAAATTTTTaagataaactaaaatcaccAAAACAAAACTAACCATTTGAGTTTTGGATCAGTGAAAACAGGTCCTTTTTTCATACATCCTATGTATGTCTGAGGATGAGATCGTTCTTTGGCCAGTAGCAATGATAGACGATCTGaagacaaattaaaaatatgaacataAATCTTAATTAGAATTGTAAAAGTCATCTCATAAAGGAAGTTCTTCAATGTATTTACCACATTAAGCATTAAAATATCAAGTCACCTGGCCTTAAATATATGTCATCATCAGCTTTGACATAAAATTCAGCATCAAAAAGAGCATAAGCAGCTTTGAAGAAAGCTAACCTGtaatgaatgaattttcaatttagCAAGCACaatacagaaagaaaaaaaaatgtagtcaTTCTCAGCACACACGTTTTGTATGGGAGCTTACTGTACTCCTCTTGGATATCCAACAAAATGAAATCATCATATTCTGCTAATTCCTTATGAAGTGAAGACATCTTTCCTCTGTCACTTGTTCTACCAATGATAAACCTAAAAGCCAACCCAGTGGATTCTTCCAAGCTGCAAGCAACagtcaataattaaaatgaCAGTACCAACTTCCTCCATTCTCAAACCAGCTTCCCTCAAAATATCCAACCCACCAACAAAATACAATCACCAAGTTTACATAACTTCAGACACTGCAATCTACATTATAGCCGAATCCAAACAAGCTAAATTAACACAGACGAGAACCTAGGATGTGGAACATTCATAAACAGTTCTACAAATAAGCTTTGCAAATCAGTAATACTCAAATTCACAATAAAATACAGATAACCATCATCCCCCATCCATTTTCACTTTCCTTTTCACCCTCTCCATTATTATACATTAATATCAATGTTGTAAAATCCAAATATAAATGACGAGTATCACTACAAAAAGGATCATGGTTCATGTACATTTCCAAAACCATAGCTgtatataaaaatacttaaaacaaGACTTAAATATACTAAAAGTCCCTAAAAATACGACCTTTAAAGTTTACTCCCCTGCAAAAGGTTtattagaagtggactttaaacctaactcaaccccacaaaaccggcttgtagggtgaggtttgcacccacttataaagtatgaattggccttatctctagtcgatctgggacttccaacacacctccTTCACGCCAAGGTATAGACATCCCGTGCgcgatagtagaaattgggtggtccgataacggcccgatagcgggtggaatagaagaatagaatgctcacttagaactcgctaggataggctctaaccatagctctgataccatattagaagtggactttaaacctaactcaaccccacaaaaccggcttgtagggtgaggtttgcactcacttataaagtatgaattggtcttatctctagtcgatgtgggacttccaacaaggTTCTTAGTTTTTAATCCCTACAATTTACAAAAACCACATGCCTCTAGTCCATGCTGAAGGACTAAAACCACATCATTTTTGTTAActgaaaaaatgaataaaaaatttgatgaactaaaacaaaaaatatacttaaaccattaaaggtagaaaaaaaatacatacttACCatataatcatttatttttgaaaaaaagactTTTCTTTGAACTTCTatattttagaagaaaagaaattgtaattatttgatGCTTCTAAAACAATGTGTTGCTTGATGGTTATCATTAACACACTGTTTGGATTCGAgggtggatttgagggagagtaagTAGATGGATGGACTTGAGAGGATTGTGGTGTTGTTTGGATCAACGGATTTGGAAGGATAGATGGAGGGGTTTAAAGGAAAAGTTTGTGAGAGTTTGTGAATGATATGATGGgtgtgatagattaaaaaaaatgttttaattaataaaaacatatgatTACCAACTTATCCTTGGTagaaatttgatataaatttaaatttaagtagtggaaattattttaaaatgaaattgaaattgttaacaattaaaaaaaattaaaattgtaaaaataaaagggATTTGTAGGACTAAATTTCAAATgcattttcttaaatattaatttgtatactattatttaaattattgtgaatcatatttattaacacaaaaataattatatataactaataaatatttattacaattaaCTAATACTTATTTATcatcatacaaaattaatttaggtAACAATTATCAACATACCAAATGATTAACCACAATACCAAACCTCTAACTTGTTGAAGAATAAGCAAACCAACATCTTATCCAGCTAACAACACCATCAACCAGAACTTCTTACAAAGAACCACCGTGTTGGACGTCCTCCACCtcacaaacaagaaaaaaggACACGTCAAATACTACATGAACATTAAACACGACTACTAGAATAGATTCCACCTGCATGTTATGAGACCATGGAATCGATTCCAATCTCATTTAGTTCATCGAATGCCACAAAATTGATCCTACAACAACCATAATTGATTCCATCATACTCAACATACGAATAGAATTGATTCCACTTGCACTTATAAGACCATAGAATCCATTCCATGTTATTTCATCTCCACAACCACATGCACAGAATTGATTCCATCGCCTTCCTTGGTAGCACAGAATCAATTCCATCATCTTCTTTGGCAGTACATAATCAATTCCATCATCTTCCTTGGCAACACATAATTGATTCAGACAAACACAAAATCAATTCCTTGTTCACCAAAATTGAATTGTAAcagaaaaattatacaaaactaCTAAACACTAGGCACAGGGATGACCTCGACTATGCAAGGCTAAACGACAAGCTCAACTCGGCAAGACCAAACGACGGCAATGTCAACAAGACTAAACGACAAGCTCAGCTCGGCAAGAGAAGAACtttgttcattatttttacatttctcACCTTAACAAGCTTGTGTGTGGGTTGAGAACATTGCGCCTTCTCCTCTACGAGCTGGACCATGAGAACCCAGACAGAAATCCTTCTCCTCTACGAGCTTCACCACGAGAACTCAGTAGAACTCCTTCTCCTCTACAACTAGGACCATGAGACTCTCACACAAATGCAGGTTTGAAGCTTATATTCAATTGAATGTTGCACCTCTACCTCCCAACGATAACATTGATGGTGTTTTGAAACAAAGAAGCTACCCCTCCAGTCAAAGGTTGTCATCAGCTAGGAGAATCTCCATTGTGGTACATCAGAAATCTCCACTATTCATGAAAAGATTTGGCATCTTTCACGTACATGGTAGCAATGTAATCTCAAATAAAAGGTAAGGATATTTTGGTCGTTAAGGTTGTGTTTGTTTCTACATATGCATTGTTTCTACATGTGTAAAAGGATGGATTTGCGATTAATCCATGTGTTTGTTTCCACTAATTTGCAGTGATTTAAAAGCACGAATTTGCAAGAGATTATAAATCCATCCACATATATTAGAACAGATTTGCCATGATGTACTGTGCATGCTCCATTCAAAGACCAAAATATCCTTgtcttttatttgaaattacaCTGCTGCCATGTACGTGAAAGATACTAAAGTTATGCATGAACAGTAGAGATTCCTGATGCAGCACGGTGGGGATTCTCCTTAATAATGACAGCCTTTGACTGGAAGGGGTAGCTGTTTGTTTCAAAACACCATCAATGTTATTGTTGGGAGGTAGAGGTGCAGCATTCAATTGAATATAAGCTTCAAACCTGCACTTTAGTGAGAGTCTCATGGTCTTGGTCGTAGAGGAGAAGGAGTTTTGTTGAGTTCTTGTGATGCCACTCATAGAGGAGAAGGAGTTTTGCAGGGTTCTTGTGGTGAAGCTTGTAGAGAAGGTGTAGTGTTCTCAATCCACACACAACCTTGTTAAGGTGAGAAATGTcaaaatattcaacaaaattCTTCTTTTGGTCGTTTAGTCTTACCGAGTTGAGCTTGTCCTTTAGCCTTGTCGAGCTGAGCTTGTCGTTTAGTCTTGACGAGCTTGCCGTCATATGATCTTATCGAGCCGAGCTTGTCATTTAGCCTTGCCTAGCCGAGCTTGTCATTTAGTCTTATCGAACACGTCTTTGTGCCTAGCATTTAGTCATTTagtctattttttttgttacgTTTCAATTTCAGGTGAAAAGGGAATCGATTCTATGTTTGCCTAAATCGATTTTGTGCTACCAAGGAAGATGATGGAATCAATTTTGTGCTGCCAAGGAAAATGATGGAATCGATTGTGCTGCCAAGGAAAATGATGGAATCGATTTTGTGCTGTCAAGGAAGATGATGGAATCGATTCTTTGATGCCAAGGAAGACAATGGAATAGATTTTGTTCTACCAAGGAAGACGATGGAATTGATTTTGTGCTTGTGATTGCAAAGATGAAATAACATGGAATCAATTCCATGGTCTTATAAATGCAAGTGGAATCAATTATGTTCGTATGTTGGGTATGATGGAATCAAGTATGGTTGTAGTAGAATCGATGATGTGGCATTTGACGAATAAAATGAGACTGAAATTGATTCCATGGTCTCATAACATGCAGATGAAATCTAGTTTGGATGTGATGTTCATGTAATATTTGACtgtgttcttttctttttgagtTGGACGACGTCCAGTATAG
The Vigna angularis cultivar LongXiaoDou No.4 chromosome 5, ASM1680809v1, whole genome shotgun sequence genome window above contains:
- the LOC108340657 gene encoding probable beta-1,3-galactosyltransferase 14, whose translation is MPSSPKSYALPYGRHPSPFVARRSTLSLLLISVLLILFLFAAVPYLTQIRHSGCADVHPRSVRVVWEHAGNANAAVAVGDGGRHKVMGFVGIQTGFGSAGRREALRKTWFPSDRQGLQRLEESTGLAFRFIIGRTSDRGKMSSLHKELAEYDDFILLDIQEEYSKLPYKTLAFFKAAYALFDAEFYVKADDDIYLRPDRLSLLLAKERSHPQTYIGCMKKGPVFTDPKLKWYEPLSNLLGKEYFLHAYGPIYALSADVVSSLVALRNDSFRMFSNEDVTIGAWMLAMNVNHENNHELCATDCTATSVAVWDIPKCSGLCNPEKKMLELHQKETCSKTPTLESDDE